The genomic window CCAAGCTCACTGAAATTTTCCCCGTGGTCGGCACTGACAATGATGATGAGGTCGTCCAGCACACCCTGCTTTTCGAGTGCGGCGAGAATTTTTCCAACGTGTTCGTCGGCATAACGGATGCCGGTATCGTAGCCGTCAATCAGCTTGCGCATTTCCGCCATGTCGCGCACTTCGCCGGGATGACGCGGAAATTCCGGGTTGGTTGAATTATCATACATCGCAATATCCTGAATGGTATGCGGCCCCGGAAGTTTACGGTCGTGTTCAATCTGCTCCGGCGTGCACCATGCCGGCAGCGGATCATTTTCGAACGGATTGCCGAACTCCGCCGGCGCGCGGAACGGCGTGTGCGGATCCCAGTAGTTGATGTGCAGATACCAGTTGTCTTCTTTGCCGCGCCGCTTAATCCAGTCGAGCGCTGCCGGTGAAACATCTTCAGCGGATTCCATACCCCCTTTGCCGGTGTCGTGCGTTTCTCTAAAACCGGCGAGAAATTCCCACGAGGAATGACGTTCGGCAAAACCGCCGATATATACCGTATGCAGACCGCATTTTTTAGAAAGGATCGACGGCAGCCGTGTTTGAGTGAACCGGCTGCGAAAACCGCGTTCACTTCCCTCCGGACGGAAATCAGCGCACAGTCCCCCGTGATTCACTGCGCCGGTATGTATTCCAAACCGGCCGCTCATCAGCGCGCTGCGCGACGGCAGACACGGCGCATCAGAACAGTAATAATGATCAAACAGCACACCGTCCGCTGCAATCTTATCGATATTCGGCGATGTGTTGCGATGGTAGCCGTAACAGCCGAGATGATCCGGCCGCAGTGTATCAATATCCAGATATAAGATTCTCACCGGTTCTCCTTGTTTATGATTCTCACAAAATCCGCCTTTCTGACTTTATTCCGTCTCCGGAACTGTTGAATCCCCGATGAAAAGTTTCGGCTCTTTCGGAACCATTTTCAATGGACCGTCCCATCTGCCGCCGCCGCCCGCAATCCAGTCCATACACTTTGAAAGCTGTGGTTTTACATTTGGCCATTCCAGAGAAGTAATCCGCGGAACGGTCCACTGGGCAAGTCCTTCATCGCTGACCGTTGCAACTGCAATCTCATGACCCACTCGTATTCCAATATCTGAAAATGCACGAATTGCTCCAATTGCGGTTGTCAGTGTAGTGCAAAGTAGCGCCGGCATCACCGGCTCCCCGCTGCGAATCAAATCTGCCACAACATCATAAGCGCGTCCTGCCGTCATTTCGAACGGAGCCACCGGCTCATTATATGCCCGCCCGTCGACATCGTTTTCCTGCCTCCACGTCATCCACCGGTTTATACGGGCCTGAATTGTCGCGCCTAGGGGTTGTGTATTTAAACAATCGATTCTGCAATGCCCCAAACTTAACAGATGATCCAGCAGATGATCCATCCAGTCCGTCGGAGTGCGGATCAACGAAGGAATCCCCAGTTCTGTCATATCCATCATCATCGCCACAACCGGACGATCCGTTTGCTCAAAACGTATTCGAACCCGTTCAGGCATCGGCGTCGGCAGCGGAATAAGCACAATCCCGTCAAATGAATTCAATGCATTCAGCAAAATCGGATCATCCCAATGTACATACGGAACAAGCCGGACGCGCATTCCGTATGCCTGTGCCGCATATTCCGTTTCACGGTGAATTATCGAATAATTCTGCGACGGAAAATTCGGAACTAAAAACGCAATTTGCTTGCCGATGCGCTCCGTAGATTTTGCTGAGCGGGAAATAAATAATCGACCCGTAGAACCGCGTTCCAGAACACCTTCCTGAATTAATGCCTGCACTGCCCGGCGCGCCGTCATATGACTGACTCCGGCCTCTTCAGCCAGACTGCGTTCCCCAGGAATGTCATTCAGGACATAATCGCCATGCTGAATTCGCGATTGAATTAATTCAACAACCTTGCTTTGTGCCATAACACATTACTTTCGTTAAAAAATCTGAATATGATTTTTGATTTATAACATCGCTGTTATAAAAATCAATATGTTTTTATTATATTTTTTAGCTTAAAAATTATACTGATTTTAATTTAATTCTCTCTTAAATAACGTCTGAAGGAGACGATGCAATGGCTTGCGATATTCAAATTCTTCGCGATCCGGCAAAAAATGCCGATGTCACCGCAGATCCGGTAACAGATCAATACCGGGGATTGTGGCACGATTTGCACAGTTTTTAAAAAGTCCGGCTGCTGATTCAGGCACGTCAGTATATATTTTGTAAGCTTTCACGAGCATATTGCGTCTGCGAAAATCCGCTGTGCCGCGAAGTGGGATAACGTACAAAAAGTTTCGCATAATTAAAAAGAGGTTCTCCGGCTGATAAAAAACCAGCGCTGTGAAAGCAACCACAACGGAGAACCGAATGAATAAAGAACAGAAATCGACAGAAGAACCAACGAAAAGATCATCGGAATTGACGACCGTGAAGTACGCACACATCTGTGCGAGCTGGTGAGAGGCTCGGTGGAAGAGACTCTCAACGGGCTGCTGGACGCAGAAGCGGATGCGCTGTGCGGAGCCAAACGGTATGAACGCAGTCCTAAGCGGGTGGATTCATGAGCCGGCAGTGATCAGCGCAATCTGGAAACACAGGCCGGAAAAGTGGCGCTGCACATTCCGAAATTGCGAATCCTGCCGTTTGAAACACAGATGATCGAGCAGTACCGGCAGCGGGAAAGCTCAGTGGAAAACACACGGATGGAGATGGTTCTAGCCGGGGTATCTGGAAGTAGAAACGGTGGCGCATTGCGGCGGATCAATGAGCGGGTCGTTCTGCGGGGCGGTTACCTATACGGATTTAATCTGCGAGTGGACGGTGCTGCATGCGGTGTGGGATAAGAGTGCAGCGGCGGTGGTGGAGCAGACGCAGGATGTGGAAGGTAAACTGCCGTTTGCGCTGCCGGGCTTTGACCCGGATAACGGCAGTGAGTTTATCAACCAGCACCTGGCGGATGATCTGCTGAAGCGCAAACGTCCGGGCTGTTTTACACGCAGCCGTCCGTATCGCAAAAACGACAATGCCCATGCCGAACAGAAAAACTGGACGCATGAACATCAACGATCAAAACCCCTCATCCCTTCGGTGTCTTTTTTATGTGAGGCAATACGCCTGTTATCAATCCGGGTGGGGGATCTGTCGCAAACCAGCCGTCAATGTCCCAGCTCGAACCGCAGCCGGTAGAAGCCTTGCGTTGCCGACCCCACCCGCGGCACCAGAGCCCGCACGCGAACCGCCGCGCCGCCTTCATCATCCACCTGGAAGGTCACGCCTGCCGCCGGCCGCCACTCGCCCTCCACGAGCGATGCCGTCGTCTCAATCACATACCCGAACCCCGGTGGCAATCCCCGCCGCTGCGGAAACTCCAGCACGAACCCTTCGGGCTCCGCTGCGCACCTCCATGCCGCGCCCGCCTCTGCCTGCACCGGGTTGCGCCCGAACAGATACTCCTCCATATTGCTCAGTCCATCGCCATCGGGATCGTCCAGCGCCCCGCGCTGCCCCTCCGGCACACCCGCCTGTCCCGCAATCCACGTATCGAACACCGCCGCCTTCACCTCGCGTTCCAGCACCAGCCGCGGACGCCTGCCCACCGCTGCCTCGCGCGAATAGTATGAGTACGTCGCCTCGCTGTTCGGCTGACTCGTCACCGCCAGCGCGAGGCTCAGCAGTCCGTCTCCGGCATGCTCCGCCAACGCCACCGATGTCACGTCAAGCCGCTCAAGGAGGTTGGTTGACATCAGCCACGAGATCACCACCGCACCGAGTGATGGCTGGCTGGTCCACGTTACCGCCTGCTCGTTCCATCCGTCTGCGGCAACCAGCCTCAACTCAGCATTCGCCGCTGTGACGGGCGAGGGCGGGCTGCCGGTTTGCAGTTCGAGATACGCCCGTACAAACGCCTGCGTAACCGAGGTCAGGTCGAAGCGCAGAAACGCCCGGCGGTTATAGCCCGTGCTGCTTTTCTTGATCATCAGCATAGTCGCGGTGCCGTAATTGTCGTTCGCGTAGCTGCCATCGCGTACATAGGTGTCCGCCACCGGCTCCAGCCGTTCCGTCACCAGCACGTAGGTCGGGTCGGATGCCAGCGTCACCGTCACCCGCTCCGACACCTGCCGCCCGCTGCTCGTTGTCACGGTCAGCTCGATCTCATGTGTTCCGCGCGCGCTGAAGGTCACGAGCGGACTCGTCCCGTCCGCATCACCGAAAACTGCTGTGCCTGCACCAGCCGCATGCCGCCATTGGATCTCGTACGTACCTGCTGCCGCAGGCTTGCGTCCCGCAAAAACCTCCGCTGCGAGCCGCACGCTGTTGGAGGGGAAGGTGACAACGACCTCAGCCGGAAAGACGATCTCCGGCAGGGCCAGGCGGCGGACAAGCTGATCCTCGTACAGCGAAAACGGCTCCAGAGTATTACCCTGCCCCACGCCCTCGACATGGTCCGGCGGATTGCACTTCGCTCCGCCGGCTGTGGGCCTCTCCACACCGCTGCGGTTGCCGCGCGTACCGATGGCATAACCGTAGCGGCTCTGCTCCGTGCGTACCACATACGAGACGCCGCTGCCGGTGCCCTCTATGTTCCAGAACACGCTGTGTGCAGAGGTGAGGTTGTGCTTCGGCTCGCTTCCGGATGCCCGGTAGCGCGCCTCCCACCAGCTTGAGTCCCCGGTGCTGGTGTCGATCAGGTTGGAGTGGCTGAAATGCATATGGTGGTCTGACCCGCTGCCGTTGGCCTTCTGCGAGCCCGTGTCGCCTGTCTGCAACCCCGTGTCGCTGTCAACGCAGTGGTGGAAGACGTTGCCGGACGATCCCATGTGCGAGAGCACGAAGCCGTGCCGGGTGAAGGTGGAACGGCATTGCGTCACGAGAGCGTCGCAGGAGTTCTGCAGCCGGTACATGTAGCCGTTGCCGCCCCCGCCGCCATACTGCGATCGCTGCATGTGGACTTCGCTCACGGTGACGCGGCTGCAGTCGTTGAGCAGGATGCCGTTGCTGAGCAGGTGGCAGGTGAAGGTGTTGCCCGCAGCCTGAAACGTCTCAATGCGCCGGATCCATGCATCGCGGACGCGCGTCGCCCGGATAAGGTAGGAGCCGTGGGTGTCGTAGGCGGCTTTAGTGTCGTCATCATAGTCCGCGTCCGCCCAGCCTTTCCCCGGGTGCTGCACGTTGCCGATGGAGAAATCCTCCAGCCCCACCTCAGCCACCGGGCTTGTGCTCAGCCGCACCACCCGGGCGTTGTCGCGAGTTTTCAGGGCATAGCGCGTCGGCGCGTCCACGGTCAGCGTGCCCGCAGCACTGTCCACCGCCACCACGCGCCGGAAATAAGCCGGGCCGCGCAACGAGCTGCCATAGCCCAGCCAGCCCGTCTCACCGTGCTCGGTAATCCATGCGTCCGTGCAGTCCGCCCGCACGACGACCCATTGGCCGACCGCGAAGCCGGCGGTGCTGCTCACCGGCAGAACCTGCGCCGGGCCGAGCAGGTCGCTGCGAAGCGCTGCACTGCCTGCGCCACCCGTGTAAAGGCTCGCCGCGGAAGGCCCTTCCACCTGGATTACAGCCTTGCCGCGCATGTTGGTGGAGGTGTTGAGCAGAAAGGTCTGCCCCACGCCTGCACCGCGCAACACCACACCCGAGGCATTTATCCGCAGCGCATAATTGTTGTTATCCTGCGGGCTGATCCGGTACAACCCAGCCGGCAGATAGACCACACCACCGCCCGCGCTCTGTGCAGCATTGATCGCCTTTTGAATGGCCGTTGTTGCGTCTGCCGTACCCGCGGCATCTGCGCCATACGGCGGCAGGGTCACGTCGTACACCGGTCCGACCACGTCCGGTACCGGCTCATCGCCCATGCGGTAGCCCGCGTAAGAAAAATCCTGAATCAGCTTATCCGTCTCAAAATTCACTGTCCCGTCGGTGGGCGGCAGCCAACTGTCGGGATATAACGTGCTGCGCCAGGCAAGGCTCTCGCCTGCCATGAGAGAAACGGTCAGGGAAAAGACCGCGAAGACTCGTCTTTGTCGCTTCATCACTCGACATCCACCTTGTACAAACATTTCAGTTCCAGAACTTGATATGGCATACCGTGCGAAAACTACGTTAAGGCGTACATTACAACGGCACGTTGTATGCGGTAGCAGAGGGGTAAAAGTCAACCCCTTTTTCACCTTTCTGGGAGCACCTGGAAGCATAATGCATTGCATAAAGCAGACAAATAAGCGGATTATGAGTTCGTTCCTGCCTGCTGCCGCAGGTGTCTAGTCCCGCAGGATCAAACTTAAAGCGATCTGGATCAGAAGTCCAGATGTTGCAGATATATTCGTATGGCGTGAGACCGCTTAATATTTTGAGCCGTTTGGCAAAGTGATAGGCCATCAAAAAGGTCTGTACATGTTCTTTCAGCTGATCATGGGTTCCATAGTGATAACGTTTCACTGTTGCCTCTTTCAACGTCCGGTTCATCCGCTCAACCTGTCCGTTGGTCCAGGGATGTTTGGGTGTCGTACGGGCGAACCCGTGTACTATCTGTCCCATAATTCATCCCTTCGGAGCTGCTTATACATCACTCCACTACACTGTGGGACTAAACATCTAAAGAACGTCTTTTCGACCGTCTCCCAATAACAAAATTCGAAGACCGTGTGTACGAATTCAACGACGAGGCCATTCGCGAAATGTATGACGAAGCTGAGGCCGATGTTCTTGAAAAAATCAAAGCCTATGATGCAGAACATCCACAGGTTTGATATGCGGATTCCGGGATGGGATCAGAGAGTATTTAAGTGCGGTATACGCAGATCAAGGTGAATGAATCACCGGCATGCCTGCTCGTTATGTCCACTTTAAATCGCCAGCAGACCGGTGAGCTGCAAAATCAGTAAAAGCGTGCAGGCGATGCAAAGTCCGATCGACCAGTACGGGCGCTTGCTGCCGTCGGCGGCACGCCGGATAAGTTTGACGTACAGTGCAGTGCCTGAAAGCGCAAGGGTAAAAATCAGCATGGAGAGAAAAGCGAGCTGATTCCAGCCGGCGTGCGGTACGCTGGCGCCGGCGCGGCCAACAAGCGGCAGGAGCAGGCAGGTGAAGAAAAAGGCAAGTCCGGCACAAACGGCAAGCGTATCGCCAACAACCGGTTTGTGTAAAAATTCTTTGTGCTTCTGTTTCATTAGAGCACGTTATACGCCGCTTTGCCGGAAATTTAAACGATTTTTTCGAATTGATGTGGCGCGAACATTCCTGTCTGCGCTTCAGGCGGACAGGAACATCTGCCTCACAATTTGCACAGGTTTGTGAAAATCGGTGTCGATCGATGGTTAAAAGTTTCCTTCCCGCAAACAGGCGTGATACCGTTTGCAGTAAAATTTCCGGTGATTTTATGAGTAATAAATGGATTATTGTTTCCGGCGCGCGCGAACACAATTTGAAAAATGTAGATGTTAAGATTCCGCGTAATAAACTGACTGTGATTACGGGATTGAGCGGTTCCGGCAAATCGTCGCTGGCGTTCGACACACTCTATGCGGAAGGTCAGCGCAAATATGTTGAAAGCCTGTCGGCCTATGCACGCCAGTTTCTGGAACAGATGCAGAAACCGGATGTGGAAATGATCGAAGGCCTGTCGCCGGCGATTTCCATTGAACAGCGCACGGCCGGCTCAAACCCGCGCTCGATTGTCGCGACGACAACAGAAATTCATGACTACCTGCGTCTGCTGTTCGCGAGCATCGGCAAAGTGCACTGTCCGAAATGCAAAAAACCGATTCAGCGACAGAGCGCCGAAGATATTACGAATCAGCTTTTACAGCTGCCGGAAAAAACGCGGGCGGTGCTGCTGGCGCCGGTGGTGCGCGGGCGTAAAGGACGCCATGAAGAGATTTTTGCGGCACTGCGCCGGCAGGGTTTTGTGCGCGTCCGCGTGAACGGCACACTGTATGAAATTGATGAGCCG from Kiritimatiellales bacterium includes these protein-coding regions:
- a CDS encoding substrate-binding domain-containing protein, with the translated sequence MAQSKVVELIQSRIQHGDYVLNDIPGERSLAEEAGVSHMTARRAVQALIQEGVLERGSTGRLFISRSAKSTERIGKQIAFLVPNFPSQNYSIIHRETEYAAQAYGMRVRLVPYVHWDDPILLNALNSFDGIVLIPLPTPMPERVRIRFEQTDRPVVAMMMDMTELGIPSLIRTPTDWMDHLLDHLLSLGHCRIDCLNTQPLGATIQARINRWMTWRQENDVDGRAYNEPVAPFEMTAGRAYDVVADLIRSGEPVMPALLCTTLTTAIGAIRAFSDIGIRVGHEIAVATVSDEGLAQWTVPRITSLEWPNVKPQLSKCMDWIAGGGGRWDGPLKMVPKEPKLFIGDSTVPETE
- a CDS encoding sulfatase, with amino-acid sequence MRILYLDIDTLRPDHLGCYGYHRNTSPNIDKIAADGVLFDHYYCSDAPCLPSRSALMSGRFGIHTGAVNHGGLCADFRPEGSERGFRSRFTQTRLPSILSKKCGLHTVYIGGFAERHSSWEFLAGFRETHDTGKGGMESAEDVSPAALDWIKRRGKEDNWYLHINYWDPHTPFRAPAEFGNPFENDPLPAWCTPEQIEHDRKLPGPHTIQDIAMYDNSTNPEFPRHPGEVRDMAEMRKLIDGYDTGIRYADEHVGKILAALEKQGVLDDLIIIVSADHGENFSELG
- a CDS encoding DNRLRE domain-containing protein, with the protein product MKRQRRVFAVFSLTVSLMAGESLAWRSTLYPDSWLPPTDGTVNFETDKLIQDFSYAGYRMGDEPVPDVVGPVYDVTLPPYGADAAGTADATTAIQKAINAAQSAGGGVVYLPAGLYRISPQDNNNYALRINASGVVLRGAGVGQTFLLNTSTNMRGKAVIQVEGPSAASLYTGGAGSAALRSDLLGPAQVLPVSSTAGFAVGQWVVVRADCTDAWITEHGETGWLGYGSSLRGPAYFRRVVAVDSAAGTLTVDAPTRYALKTRDNARVVRLSTSPVAEVGLEDFSIGNVQHPGKGWADADYDDDTKAAYDTHGSYLIRATRVRDAWIRRIETFQAAGNTFTCHLLSNGILLNDCSRVTVSEVHMQRSQYGGGGGNGYMYRLQNSCDALVTQCRSTFTRHGFVLSHMGSSGNVFHHCVDSDTGLQTGDTGSQKANGSGSDHHMHFSHSNLIDTSTGDSSWWEARYRASGSEPKHNLTSAHSVFWNIEGTGSGVSYVVRTEQSRYGYAIGTRGNRSGVERPTAGGAKCNPPDHVEGVGQGNTLEPFSLYEDQLVRRLALPEIVFPAEVVVTFPSNSVRLAAEVFAGRKPAAAGTYEIQWRHAAGAGTAVFGDADGTSPLVTFSARGTHEIELTVTTSSGRQVSERVTVTLASDPTYVLVTERLEPVADTYVRDGSYANDNYGTATMLMIKKSSTGYNRRAFLRFDLTSVTQAFVRAYLELQTGSPPSPVTAANAELRLVAADGWNEQAVTWTSQPSLGAVVISWLMSTNLLERLDVTSVALAEHAGDGLLSLALAVTSQPNSEATYSYYSREAAVGRRPRLVLEREVKAAVFDTWIAGQAGVPEGQRGALDDPDGDGLSNMEEYLFGRNPVQAEAGAAWRCAAEPEGFVLEFPQRRGLPPGFGYVIETTASLVEGEWRPAAGVTFQVDDEGGAAVRVRALVPRVGSATQGFYRLRFELGH